One stretch of Hydrogenovibrio kuenenii DSM 12350 DNA includes these proteins:
- the lpdA gene encoding dihydrolipoyl dehydrogenase: MSKVVDITIPDIGDFAEVDVIEVLVEAGQEVAQDDSLMTLESDKATMEIPAPFAGKIVSFSAAVGDKVSEGSIVGQMEIASSDTVAANVEESVAASAAPEKAEPAQETPKQEAPQNTPAPVSSADLPPADMQCEVLVLGSGPGGYTAAFRAADLGKKIIMIERYENIGGVCLNVGCIPSKALLHMSVVLNETREMGAHGITFAEPKIDINKMREFKDGVIGKLTGGLSGLAKARKVEVVHGYGKFSSANTVTVEAADGTTKTIAFEKAIIAAGSRVVKLPFIPHDDPRVMDSTDALELEEIPKRMLVIGGGIIGLEMAQVYDSLGASITVVELGDTIIPGADKDISKPLLKKIQKKYENIFLKSKVTNVEATKKGLVVTFEGKDCPETDTFDRILVAVGRAPNGKLIDAEKAGVAVDDWGFIEVDERQKTNVDHIYAIGDIVGQPMLAHKAVHEGKVAAEVISGMPSAFTPMSIPSVAYTDPEVAWAGKTEQELKDQGIAYEKGAFPWAASGRSLSLGRDEGMTKALFCAETHRLLGCGIVGPNAGELIAEAMLAIEMGADMQDIGLTIHPHPTLSETICFAAEMAEGTITDLMPPKKKKSH, encoded by the coding sequence GCTGAAGTCGATGTAATCGAAGTTTTGGTTGAAGCCGGGCAAGAAGTTGCGCAAGACGATTCTTTAATGACATTGGAATCAGACAAGGCAACCATGGAAATTCCAGCGCCTTTCGCAGGTAAGATCGTTTCTTTCTCTGCCGCAGTAGGTGACAAGGTTTCCGAAGGTTCAATTGTCGGGCAAATGGAAATCGCCAGTAGCGATACTGTTGCCGCAAACGTAGAAGAAAGTGTTGCCGCCTCTGCTGCACCAGAAAAAGCAGAACCAGCTCAAGAAACACCTAAGCAAGAAGCACCCCAAAATACTCCAGCTCCTGTTTCTTCTGCCGACCTTCCACCTGCGGATATGCAGTGTGAAGTATTGGTATTAGGTTCTGGTCCTGGTGGTTACACCGCTGCATTCCGTGCGGCCGATCTTGGCAAAAAAATCATCATGATCGAGCGTTATGAGAACATCGGTGGTGTGTGTTTGAACGTAGGGTGTATTCCTTCAAAAGCGTTGTTGCACATGTCAGTCGTGTTGAACGAAACACGTGAAATGGGCGCACACGGTATTACTTTTGCCGAGCCTAAAATCGACATCAATAAAATGCGCGAATTCAAGGATGGCGTTATCGGTAAATTGACTGGTGGGCTATCAGGTCTTGCAAAAGCACGTAAAGTTGAAGTGGTTCATGGCTACGGAAAATTCAGCTCAGCTAATACCGTTACCGTAGAAGCTGCGGATGGCACGACTAAAACCATCGCATTTGAAAAAGCCATTATCGCTGCCGGTTCTCGCGTGGTGAAGCTGCCTTTCATCCCACATGATGACCCACGTGTTATGGACTCAACTGACGCTCTAGAGTTAGAAGAAATACCAAAACGTATGCTCGTTATCGGTGGTGGTATTATCGGTCTAGAGATGGCGCAAGTTTACGACTCACTGGGCGCAAGCATCACCGTGGTTGAGTTGGGTGATACCATTATTCCAGGTGCCGACAAAGATATCTCAAAACCATTGCTGAAAAAGATTCAGAAGAAATACGAAAACATCTTCCTGAAATCAAAAGTCACCAATGTTGAAGCCACTAAAAAAGGCTTGGTCGTTACTTTTGAAGGCAAAGATTGTCCAGAAACTGATACCTTTGACCGTATCTTGGTTGCTGTAGGGCGTGCGCCTAACGGTAAACTGATAGATGCCGAAAAAGCCGGTGTTGCAGTTGACGACTGGGGCTTCATTGAAGTGGATGAACGTCAAAAAACTAATGTAGATCATATCTACGCGATTGGTGATATTGTCGGTCAACCTATGTTGGCGCACAAAGCCGTTCACGAAGGTAAAGTTGCCGCAGAAGTTATCTCAGGTATGCCAAGTGCATTTACGCCTATGAGCATTCCATCGGTTGCCTATACCGATCCAGAAGTGGCTTGGGCAGGTAAAACTGAGCAAGAGCTTAAAGATCAAGGTATCGCGTACGAAAAAGGTGCTTTCCCTTGGGCGGCTTCAGGCCGTAGCTTAAGCTTAGGGCGTGATGAAGGTATGACCAAAGCACTATTCTGTGCAGAAACGCATCGTTTATTAGGTTGCGGTATTGTCGGGCCTAATGCCGGTGAGTTGATAGCAGAAGCTATGCTTGCCATCGAAATGGGCGCAGACATGCAGGATATTGGTCTAACCATCCATCCGCATCCAACGCTTAGTGAAACCATCTGTTTCGCAGCGGAAATGGCGGAAGGGACGATTACGGACCTAATGCCACCCAAGAAGAAAAAATCTCACTGA